Below is a window of Oceanidesulfovibrio indonesiensis DNA.
TTGTGCTATGGAATTGGTGTCTAAGCAACTCACACAAAAGGAGAATTTGGACGTGGCACACCATAACACAATCCTTTCTCAACTGCTATCCTTGATCCCCAGACATGATTTTGAGCGCCTTGAACGCAAGCACTCCAGCGGACGCCAACCACGCATTTTCACCCGGTGGAGCCAGTTTGTATGCCTGGCCTTCATCCA
It encodes the following:
- a CDS encoding DUF4372 domain-containing protein, whose protein sequence is MELVSKQLTQKENLDVAHHNTILSQLLSLIPRHDFERLERKHSSGRQPRIFTRWSQFVCLAFI